The sequence cctgaataaataaataaaaactaaatttcttGCCCAAATTTCTTAccaataattagaattaattaagcaaTAGGTCTAAATCAAACATGAGAGTGGAActaaaattatcataaaaaatacagtcaacattatatataaatatacgaTATATTCCaaatatattatgaatatataatgaatatcTATTACtattatgattataataattaaaagtaaaataatagtaaatattaaatatatagtacACCCcgaatatatattatgaatatataatgAGTATTTATTACCattatgattataataattaaaactaaaataatagcaataaagtaaaaaaaagtagaaagcATGAAAATCGAGTTCATATCTTAGTGTCGAAATTAACAACCAAAATGATCTTTTAGTCTCCTTCTTCCATCTTCCATcttccatttattttcttttcttaccttttcaattttttaactCTTAAACCAAACATCCATTTTATATTCTCTATATTATGCCTTCACAGCTTGAAATTTgagattataataaaatctctttcaaattaaattttgagccAACTAAATATTCAAAGGCATATCTTGTTCTCTTTTGTAAACTATGGTTGTTTCCTAGTCTGCAAGGAcctcaaatataaaaagaccTAAAAGCAAATTGAAAAAACATTGCGATGAAAACAAGTAAAAACGGTAAAGAgcgaaaaaaacaaaaacaaaaagagaaacgcgtaaaaaaagaagacattagcaaaataataattctacaAAACACATAGTGTAGAAGTAAAGAAAATACATGTAatcttttcaataaattttggAAATTCGAAGGCCCATGGCTCCTCATACTTATctaataaatagattttagtAGGAAATAatgtctatttatttatttatttttatttagtcaattaaaaagtatttttaacttcttaatttaacctaacaataaaataaagtaataattaatatattattacaaactaagaaaagtatttaatataataattaattttatttgaattgagaaatttataaatttaaatatacatctcaaaattttaaaaagttcatcatgattataaaattataaattttagtgattcaatatttttatttttcgtgtagtgttagaaaataatttttaacatttgaGGTCTAAATCAATTATAGTATTTACCGTGAATATAAAGAGATAATTATCCATTACTGTGTAATGTACGATCTTtgctataaaataaattataactgtcggtcattaaattttataatgtaaaTTTTCACATTTTAGATAGAAAATTAGAACTTATAAAATGAAGAGTTTTGAGGGTAAAAGTTTTTgcaaaattaatgaattttgagTTTTACTTCTTTGCAAATAATGCCTTTAGATTAAATCTGTAGATTTCATAGATTTTTCACATGAGATCTCTTAGTTTAGACGAGTCATGAAGTCCCGGCGAATGGAGTATGAAAACCTGAAGGGGTAAATCGTAATTACGTCAAAATTACTTATATGGGACAGATGTCAACAAGAAAGTGGACAATTAAGGCCATATTAGTCCACATAAGCGTGAAACTATCATATCCCTTcgttaaaaacaaaaaataatttctcatTTTGCCTTCTCCTTCTATAAAACTAACTTCAACATCTCCTTTCTCTTCGATTCAATTTCTCAAATCTCTCTCTTTCAATTCTCTTttagaattaggattttaCAAGGGTTTTGATTCAAGATTAAAccctaattatttttttaaagaaaacctTTTGCTGCTCTCTCCAGCTAGGGTTCTAATTGGTGATCGATTTGCTTCTCTCCAGAtttatgtttctttctttttgagtCATTCGATTCATGGGTTCATTTGGAATAGTAAGCATTTGATAGCTGCTTTTGTTTGAATTACTTTTGTTTATGTCTAGGGTTCGCTCGAGTTCTAGttagtttctaattaaaaaattattttggtgATAATTGGTGTTTGTTCATATGTGTCTGCATTTTTAATTGAATCTTTTGGGTCTTTGCTATTTGAAAGTAGTATGTTTCGTTAGTTGTCATTTTAGGATTGATTTAGAGTTTATATGTTGAACTAAcgattcaaaattgttgataTTTCTTCCAGCTGCCAAACAAGTTGTAAGCGATGGACTGGTGATTTATGGATGCGAAAGAATGGTTCTTTTGGATGTTTTATGTCAGGTGAAGTGATATGAGGTGTTGAATATGAGCCATGGAGGTGGGCAGAGTGGAAGAGTACAGGAAAAATCACAACTTGCTAAGAGAAAGTCAGGTTCAAGTGGCGATGAATTTGCACGATCAATTGCAAAGATTGCTGTAGCACAAATATGCGAGTGTACTGGGTTTCAGACCTTTCAGCAGTCTGCTCTTGAAACACTATCTGATGTGACTGTCCGATATATATGCAATCTTGGAAAGCTTGCACAGGGTAATGCAAATTCAGCAGGTAGAATTGAGGGTAATGCTTTTGATATTATTCAAGCATTGGAAGAGCTGTGTTCTTCACAGGGGTTTGCCGGTGCTTCTGATGTTGATCATTGTATTGCTAGTTCAGGTATTGTTAGAGACATTGCTCAGTATGTTAGTGACGCAGATGATGTCCCTTTTGCCTATTCTATTCCCCCTTTTCCTATTGTTAGAGAAAGGAAGCTAGCTCCAATTTTTTCACAAATCGGTGAGAAGCCTCCTTGGGAGCACATTCCAGATTGGCTACCTGCATTTCCTGATCCTCAGATTTACCTTCAGTCTCCGACAGTGAATGAAGGGGCTACTGATCTTAACATGCAGAAGTTTGAGCCGGCAAGGCTACACCCGAAGATAGATAGGTCTTTGTTGCAGCAGCCATTTACTTCCAGCGGGTCACAAGGGCCTTCCTCTAATGTCCCTGCTGGTGGTTATGAGGGGAAATTAATAGTTGAAGGCAACCCATTTGTTGCTGCTCCTTTACAGTGTGGAGAGAAAGAAGTGTCCCACGTTGTTCCTCCAGCTAAACTGTCAAATGAAACTGCTGTGAGAAATCCCATTGAGCATAATCGTCTTGCTGATAACCATGTCTCTGTGTTGAATACATTTGCTCCAGCTATCAAAGCAATGAATAGCAGGTTATGCGATTCTGAGGAGGGCCAGAAGAAGGTTCTTTTGAATCAACGACCTGCTATACAATTTAAGATTGCTATTGGAAAAAAGTCCTTGAGAACATCACTAGAATTGGGATCACAAAATAAGAGTGCTGAGAAGATTAGTCCATGGTCTGAAAAGGATAATGAGAATGACGACAAGAAAAGGAGGGCTGAGAAAATTCTAAAACAATCTATAGAGAACCCAGGGGAACTAGCTCAGTTGTAAACTAGGTTTGATTAGGATCTGTATACTTGTTCAGGGAACTAGCAACAGAAGCTGGTTCCAAGTAGTTAAAGTCAGTACTTGTGGTTGCCAGCATATAGCTCTAGAGTGGGATTACAAATTGAGATGGGAAATTTTCCCACTTTAACAAGTTTTGGAGGTATGTTCATGTCAGTTTGTCATCATACACCCTtgttagtgaatgattctttttagtggagattctagtttcttctttttgtgcTTTTATACTGAATTCATACATGGATGTTTTCGTCTCTGCTCACACTGAACTTTTCTCAACATCaagaaagctaaaaaaaaaacatgttaTGATGCATATTTTTAACACAATTGAATTTCAATCATCATATCATAGTGTTTTTGACCAAAAAGAACTGTTATTGCTGAGCTAGCTACTATAATATGTACTCTACTAGTTGTTTGAGGTAGGACTAAGGTTGGAATGCGTGTATAATACTTTCTTCGAACATTTAGTACCTTTTTCATTATAAACTATATGGATGAGAAAATCGGAGCTTAATCATGCATGGATTAGTTTCCGAGGTGATGATGGTCAATGTTTATCTGATAACAAGGTCTTTTCAAAACTGGAAGAATTCGTAAAACTTAATTACTAGTAGGTGCTTTGAAAGATGCGAAATTTTGTAAGATAGTATCTGTATTTCTTGTTCCTATTAACTAGCTAAACATAGTTGTGTGACTAAATTTGGATTTATGTATTCCTGTCTTGTGATGATGTAAAGTTTCTTTTAAATCAGAAACCGTTGAtggtgattttattatttctgaCTTACTGACTTCAACTCACTGAACTTGAAAGGTGTTTTCTGTTTATATCCTAATGTAAAAGAGAATATTTCAGAAAACTCTGAATTCAATGCATagtttacattatttttaaatccgAAAGTTAATGGTGAATCTTTTATCCCTGATAATGAACTTACTGAATTTGGAAGGCTGTTTCTTTCGATATTCTAGTGTAGAAGGAAACACATAGGCTGCATTCTGAATTTGATCTTTTAAGTTGTTTAGTCTTTTGGATACAATGTGTTTGTTCATCTCTAGAATTCACATTCCAGGAAGAAATGCATAAATGGGGTTCATGTTCTTTGGTAATGGTAAGTTACTACTAATGCTTTCCAGAACTTGTTACAAGCCcttattttcttcatctttATTAGAGGCTCTTGCTCTCTTTAAAGATAGGTTTTGCACATTGTTATTATGGCAAAGTTGTAAAACTAGGTACTAGTACAGTGAAAACTCAAAGTGGCAATTAGCTGGGACAAATAAGAACTGAATGGAGGATAAGAAATTTGGAAGAGAaacatctttatttttttattagattctTTCTATAAGCCACTGCTTGCATGTAAGAAACGACAGACTGAGTCTCATTTGTAGTTTTATCAGTGATGCCATTTCTGTTTTCTCTTTGTACAACTAGCTCCCAATTTATTACTTTACTTTAGATgtttttcaataatattttggGTATGAAATTAGCCTGGCTAACTTGGTTGGATACTTCCAAATCCTAAGGTATTAGGTGACTGGATTGACGGAAGGGTGCTTTTTTCTCTATTCTTCTTTTACATGCAAAATGGGTTGATGGAAAGCAAGATTCAGTGTTACATGTGGGAGCcctaaaatttctatttcacGGCTAATTCTTAAACATCTTCCCTGAGTGGAGTATAAGGCTAGCCATTAACTGATATGTTTACTTCTGTAAGAAATTGTGGGTCGGCAAATTTCTGTTTTACGTATTCATTTTTGTTGCTTTTATTTGTAATGGAGTATTTGGTCTATTTGGTAACAATTGTGTTACCTGAAAAACTTTAGGAAATTTAGGATTTCTAAGAGGCACTTGTCTTGCAGCAAGGGAAGAAAGGCTTTTGGATTTGCATACTCTTTTGTCGTATTTAGACAGACTAGTAGTGAAATTTTTCTGGACTAATGTATGGTGTTTCTAGAGAAGTTCCTCTAGATGTCATCTAGTGGGATTAACAGGATTGGACAGCTCTTCTGGTTCAGTTTTCATTCTTTAGTTaactttagtttttattattttaggatGATTCCTTGTCATCTTTTCTTCTacttacttttttttcttcatgtattaatttttcttatataccTATAAAGGTGGTTTTCGGACCTGTAAGCTTCCAGTTTAAGAAAAATCCTTTGGAGTTTCCTATGTCTACTAGGGGAACCCTGTTGGCATTGATTGCGTAATTTGATTAAAGCATCAACCACAGCATTCTACATGGTTTGAATCTTGTTTTATTTGTCAAAGTAATGAATAAAATTCGTCAAACTAGCTGTTAGAATATTTGAACTAGGAGTATTTTTGGGGAAGGTTTTGCGTAGGTGATTTATTGCTTTGCTTTGATGAATTGATGTTAAACCACCTGCAAGGCTGAAATACGAAGCATTGATATAACATACAGTAGGCTGTTGCATTTAGTGCTGGAAGGCTCAAGCAGGTAAGTGGGAGCAAATG comes from Ricinus communis isolate WT05 ecotype wild-type chromosome 5, ASM1957865v1, whole genome shotgun sequence and encodes:
- the LOC8289050 gene encoding transcription initiation factor TFIID subunit 8, giving the protein MSHGGGQSGRVQEKSQLAKRKSGSSGDEFARSIAKIAVAQICECTGFQTFQQSALETLSDVTVRYICNLGKLAQGNANSAGRIEGNAFDIIQALEELCSSQGFAGASDVDHCIASSGIVRDIAQYVSDADDVPFAYSIPPFPIVRERKLAPIFSQIGEKPPWEHIPDWLPAFPDPQIYLQSPTVNEGATDLNMQKFEPARLHPKIDRSLLQQPFTSSGSQGPSSNVPAGGYEGKLIVEGNPFVAAPLQCGEKEVSHVVPPAKLSNETAVRNPIEHNRLADNHVSVLNTFAPAIKAMNSRLCDSEEGQKKVLLNQRPAIQFKIAIGKKSLRTSLELGSQNKSAEKISPWSEKDNENDDKKRRAEKILKQSIENPGELAQL